One window from the genome of Lentibacillus daqui encodes:
- a CDS encoding beta-ketoacyl-ACP synthase III, with protein sequence MSVGIVGVGHYVPTKVVTNHDLEKIVDTNDEWIRTRTGIEERRIAEDDMDTSDMAFYAAVNALEDANIDAEELDLILVATVTPDTPFPSVACRLQDRLGATKAAAMDISAACSGFMYALITAKQFIETNVYKHVLVIGVEKLSKITDWSDRNTCVLFGDGAGAAVAGNVSEGKGILSFELGADGAGGKYLYQNPGDYLFQNGREVFKFAVRQMPKSAVNVIEKIGLNKHDVDYLIPHQANIRIMEAARERLDISEDRMATSIKRFGNTSAASIPMALSEAVKNGRIKDNDLLVLVGFGGGLTWGSVALRWGK encoded by the coding sequence ATGAGTGTTGGAATCGTTGGGGTAGGGCATTATGTTCCAACAAAGGTTGTCACAAACCATGATTTGGAGAAAATTGTAGATACCAATGACGAATGGATCAGAACGAGAACGGGGATTGAAGAACGCCGCATAGCAGAGGATGATATGGATACGTCAGACATGGCCTTTTATGCGGCAGTAAATGCGTTGGAAGATGCAAATATAGACGCAGAAGAGCTTGACCTGATCCTGGTGGCAACAGTAACACCAGATACGCCTTTCCCATCTGTAGCATGCCGCTTGCAAGATCGGTTGGGAGCAACAAAAGCAGCTGCCATGGACATTAGTGCAGCATGTTCCGGGTTTATGTATGCTCTCATAACTGCAAAACAATTTATTGAAACCAATGTATATAAACATGTATTGGTCATTGGTGTTGAAAAATTGTCCAAAATCACCGATTGGTCTGATCGGAATACATGCGTACTTTTTGGCGATGGTGCTGGTGCTGCCGTGGCTGGTAATGTTTCAGAGGGAAAAGGAATATTATCATTTGAGTTAGGCGCAGATGGAGCAGGTGGCAAATATTTGTATCAGAACCCTGGAGATTATTTATTCCAAAATGGCCGGGAAGTCTTCAAATTTGCGGTCCGGCAAATGCCAAAGTCAGCTGTAAATGTCATTGAAAAAATTGGTTTGAATAAACATGATGTGGACTATCTGATTCCGCATCAAGCGAATATCCGGATTATGGAGGCTGCCCGTGAGCGATTGGATATTTCCGAAGATCGTATGGCCACGTCCATCAAACGATTTGGCAATACATCTGCAGCCTCCATACCAATGGCACTATCCGAGGCTGTGAAAAATGGCAGAATCAAGGATAATGATTTGCTGGTGCTGGTTGGTTTTGGTGGTGGCTTAACCTGGGGATCGGTAGCATTGCGCTGGGGTAAATAA